A genome region from Pygocentrus nattereri isolate fPygNat1 chromosome 6, fPygNat1.pri, whole genome shotgun sequence includes the following:
- the atp5po gene encoding ATP synthase subunit O, mitochondrial, producing the protein MAAAGLGLQVRQFSTSVVRPVAKLVKPPIQVYGVEGRYATALFSAASKQKSLDKVEQELGRVASLIKDPKLSSIVMNPHVKRSIKQKTFSDALSKAKLSPITVNLINVLAENGRLTLTPDVITAFGKMMSAHRGEVTCTVTTAQALDEANLADLKVALNGFLAKGETIKLETKTDASILGGMIVSIGDKYVDMSTKSKIQKLTKLIKET; encoded by the exons ATGGCAGCGGCAGGTCTGGGGCTGCAG GTGCGTCAGTTCAGCACGTCGGTGGTCCGACCGGTAGCAAAGCTGGTCAAG CCCCCCATTCAGGTGTATGGAGTAGAGGGCCGTTATGCCACTGCTCTGTTTTCTGCTGCCAGCAAGCAGAAGAGTCTGGATAAGGTGGAGCAGGAGCTGGGCCGTGTGGCT agtcTTATTAAGGACCCCAAATTGTCAAGCATTGTGATGAACCCTCATGTCAAGCGAAGCATCAAACAGAAGACCTTCAGTGATGCTTTGAGCAAGGCCAAGCTCTCCCCAATCACAGTGAACCTCATCA ATGTGCTGGCTGAAAATGGTAGGCTAACTTTGACCCCTGATGTCATTACTGCTTTTGGAAAAATGATGAGTGCCCACAGGGGAGAGGTCACCTGCACAGTTACCACTGCTCAG GCCCTAGATGAGGCAAACCTTGCAGATCTGAAGGTGGCACTAAATGGGTTTTTGGCAAAGGGAGAAACAATTAAGCTGGAGACCAAG ACTGATGCTTCCATCCTTGGTGGTATGATCGTCAGTATCGGTGATAAGTATGTGGACATGTCCACCAAATCAAAGATCCAGAAGCTCACCAAGCTAATCAAGGAGACTTGA